DNA from Balaenoptera ricei isolate mBalRic1 chromosome 6, mBalRic1.hap2, whole genome shotgun sequence:
gcacgggcttccctggtggtacagtggttgggagtctgcctgccagtgcaggggacacaggttcaagccctggtccagggggatcccacatgccgcggagcagctaggcccaagcgccacaactaccaagcccgcaagccacaactactgaagcccacgcgcctagagcccgtgctccgcagcaagagaagccactgcagtgagaagcccctgctcgccgcaactagagaaaacccacacgcagcaatgaagacccaacgcagccaaaaataaattaaaataaattaaaaaaaaaaaaaaggaactctgGGCACAAAGTTAGAGGGCCCTTTAAGGATTTTTGCAAGGTTACAGTTTACTAATTTCAAGCTCTACTTGAGAGAAGGTATTGATCCAAGTACACCAAGCAGTATTAACAACAGCACAGACACCTCCTTGGGCAGCAAGGAGATAATCTAAAGCAATACATTTGTCAAGTACCACGTAAGCAAGAGTCTAGAGATCTTTGTTGGTCCCTAATAGCTCTTGCAGAGGCTCTGGCAATCCTGCTGATGGTTTGGGTAAGATTTCTCATCATCACTTCTAGGTCAGTGGTACCAACTCCTAGCCAAGAGCCCCAAACCCTGAGGAGGTGGTTATATTGGTTTCTGAATCCTGCAGGGAGGTCACATTCCTGAGAATGGCCACAGCTGTTACCTTCATATTCAGAGGGATCCTCATCTGGGTAGTCTTCAACTAATGAGAGGGTTTtatggtttgtttggtttttgttttttgctatgaTCATCAGGGCTAGAGTTTGAGCCAGTGAGTAATTTCAAGATAGTAAATAGAGTAGTCAAATATCCCAGCAGGCAGGTTCCTCCCATTCTCCAACTGTCTAAACATTCATGTGCCCAGGGCCAGTTATCACACCCACAAACAAATATAAATCCTTTAGAGGCACATAGTACTCCAGGTGTTGAGTCTTTTTTTGGAAGGTATGTAACCAAAATTTTCTAACCATGGGTTAGTATATGGGAGTTTCCAATCAGTCAAACTGACCTTACAAGTAGGAAGAGGAGTGAGCCCTCCATTAATCCAAGTATGTCAAGTTCTAATCCCATTGCATAAAGGAGAATTATATTTGCTATCAGCCTTATTATAACAGGTTGTCAGTAAGTACAGTGTAGAGGATGGGGAAGAGAAATAAGTGGCACTGACCTTGCAAATTGTAATGTTTTGTGAAGACATTTTGACTAATATCATGGCCATAAGCATCAGATTGGTTACATGTGGGCCCTCCAGTGTCCTTTGGGATTGTTTCTAGTGGGGTCAGGAAGAAGCAAGGGACAGGAGAAAACTGGGTAAAGATATGAACGTGGTAAGTGATCTGAGAGTTCTTTTCTATGAGTCACAGTAAAGTTAAGCATAGTGGTAAAATTGGTTATGGGCACAACTATGGGGTCATTATATTTTACAAAGGACCCAGTAGGGGAATGGTGACATATCCAGCATTTGGAAAAATTTCCAGAGGAGGCAAGAGACTGTGACATTTGTACAATAACATTGCCTTTCCAAGGATGACAGTGAACTATACAGATGCAAGACAACAGAGAAATTaggtgaagcttttttttttttcattcatgagatatttattaaaataacacatttagggaaaaaaatcaatacaactGTATACATCATTACTGAAAACTGTATACCATCATACAAACAAGGATTTCATTTTGGGAAATCGATTCCTAATTTATGGCAACTTttactttcagaaataaaactacagaacAACATAATCTAATTCAATCTTAAAGGCTGGCATGCCGAGCAAGGAATGTTCTTATTCTTTGTAGGAGCTCCTTCTTTACACTGTCAGGTACCAGGGCTCTGCCTTTTGGTGTGATTTCAGCCACCAAGTCATCGACAGTAACGTGTTCTAgaactttttctttaattacctctttacagTGTGCCTTCAACTGATCTTTCCAGCCACATCCAATTAATTTAGCTCTCAGCAACTCTTTGAGGAGTTCTCTTTCTCCAGTTTCTATCAACTTGTGGTTAATTGCTGCTCTCATCTGCGCATCTTTGTTCATCTTGCTAACCACCATCACCGCGGGCAAGGGCCGTCCCTTCCCAGCGACGAAATGACCCTTGCGCTGATGACCGTTACCTACAACATTCTTCGGCTGCCCAGACCTAGACCCCA
Protein-coding regions in this window:
- the LOC132367977 gene encoding transcription and mRNA export factor ENY2-like; translated protein: MVVSKMNKDAQMRAAINHKLIETGERELLKELLRAKLIGCGWKDQLKAHCKEVIKEKVLEHVTVDDLVAEITPKGRALVPDSVKKELLQRIRTFLARHASL